One Spinacia oleracea cultivar Varoflay chromosome 4, BTI_SOV_V1, whole genome shotgun sequence DNA segment encodes these proteins:
- the LOC110793867 gene encoding LOW QUALITY PROTEIN: uncharacterized protein (The sequence of the model RefSeq protein was modified relative to this genomic sequence to represent the inferred CDS: deleted 2 bases in 2 codons), which produces MKLEEVNCCQIQEWYPNFKSVSIKTVIHELQESFIQYLVEDFGAFLLPTSVSNENGMPNRIHKPEDEEDYQVLERSEDESEYPSPPPSFQELELKLKESIESLGGTVFPKLNWSSPKDTAWISSTGTLKCTSFSEISLLLKSSDSVIHDLRHPYDSCSDKTLSRPPHFYLALRKWYPSLRPEMEFHCFFLCSLLVGISQREVTAFY; this is translated from the exons ATGAAGCTAGAAGAAGTGAACTGTTGTCAGATTCAAGAATGGTATCCA AATTTTAAATCTGTCTCTATAAAGACCGTTATCCATGAACTCCAAGAATCCTTTATTCAGTATCTGGTTGAAGATTTTGGCGCCTTTTTGCTTCCCACGTCTGTGTCAAATGAGAATGGCATGCCCAATAGGATTCATAAACCTGAAGATGAGGAGGACTACCAAGTGTTAGAAAGATCTGAAGATGAATCAGAGTACCCATCACCACCCCCTTCTTTCCaggaacttgaattgaagcTCAAAGAATCAATTGAATCCCTTGGTGGTACTGTCTTTCCCAAGCTAAATTGGAGTTCGCCCAAAGATACTGCTTGGATCAGCTCCACTGGAACACTTAAATGCACATCTTTTAGTGAGATATCTCTCTTACTCAAATCCTCTGATTCAGTGATCCATGATTTGCGTCATCCATATGATTCATGCAGTGATAAGACTTTGTCGAGACCACCTCATTTCTACCTTGCCCTGCGCAAATGGTACCCCTCTTTGAGACCAGAAATGGAGTTTCATTGTTTTTTTCTGTGCTCACTA CTTGTTGGAATTTCTCAACGTGAAGTAACTGCTTTTTATTGA
- the LOC130471637 gene encoding 40S ribosomal protein S3a-like, whose protein sequence is MRNADEELQQQMRSQHRVFEISLADLQNEISFSERFCLRAEDVQGLNVPIKGIDFTTNKLRYLVHKCKTLTEAHVDVKTTANFTLHMFCIVFTKICSNQVKRTTYAYSSYPDLPGFSVTLIDIPLFMFSFFWGIKC, encoded by the exons ATGAGGAATGCTGATGAAGAGTTGCAGCAACAAATGAG GTCTCAACACCGAGTGTTTGAGATTTCGCTGGCTGATCTTCAAAATGAGATCAGTTTTTCAGAAAGATTTTGTCTGAGAGCTGAGGATGTTCAGGGCCTTAATGTGCCCATCAAA GGTATTGACTTCACCACTAACAAGTTGAGGTACCTGGTTCACAAGTGTAAGACTTTGACTGAGGCTCATGTTGATGTCAAGACGACTGCCAATTTCACCCTGCATATGTTCTGCATTGTATTCACCAAAATATGTTCCAACCAAGTCAAGAGGACCACCTATGCTTACTCTAGCTACCCAGATCTTCCAGGTTTTTCTGTCACACTAATTGACATCCCTTTGTTTATGTTCTCATTTTTCTGGGGAATTAAGTGTTGA